One Onychostoma macrolepis isolate SWU-2019 chromosome 10, ASM1243209v1, whole genome shotgun sequence genomic region harbors:
- the LOC131548643 gene encoding uncharacterized protein LOC131548643 isoform X1: MERRSRARVAVIGGGPAGLCAARHILSRPEAFEPPVVYEMTDHLGGTWFYEERVGTYDNGYPIHSSMYRDLRTNLPKEIMMFPDFPFDDHLPSFLHHTSVQQYLEKYSEKHDIARHIKFNTVVEKVKPVSMETETGGAVTWEVISRSTRGDQNTQTFDSVFICNGHYSDPHLPYIPGIEHFKGKVLHSHSYRYPEPFANKSVVVLGARASGVDISIELAQVNAQVILSHNTPTMSLPPPLGIRQSSAVVGVLENGSLQFQDGSVTQADILLFCTGYNFNFPFLCPSDLGLNVQDLFVTPLYKYLLPPGFPSIFFIGICKIICPFIHFDCQVKFALAVLEGSVKLPTQEEMEKEVQREMQRKQDTGVQVKHLLNLDKYQWDYYLDLARVGRFTPPQPVFESLYEDVRRQRQKDPQKYRQINYSLIDATQWELLEAPPEHTD, from the exons ATGGAGCGTAGGAGTAGAGCTCGTGTTGCGGTGATAGGAGGCGGGCCGGCGGGGCTTTGCGCTGCGCGACACATCCTGTCTAGGCCCGAGGCCTTTGAGCCACCCGTGGTGTATGAAATGACCGATCATTTGGGTGGGACGTGGTTCTATGAAGAACGAGTGGGCACATATGACAATGGGTATCCCATTCACAGCAGTATGTATAGGGACCTCAG GACCAATTTGCCTAAGGAGATTATGATGTTCCCTGATTTTCCCTTTGATGACCACCTGCCTTCTTTTTTGCACCATACGTCGGTTCAGCAGTATTTGGAAAAATACTCTGAGAAACATGATATTGCTCGTCATATCAAG TTCAACACCGTGGTGGAAAAGGTGAAGCCCGTCTCCATGGAGACGGAGACGGGGGGAGCTGTGACGTGGGAGGTAATTTCGCGCAGCACACGTGGAGACCAGAACACGCAGACGTTCGACTCTGTGTTCATCTGCAACGG GCATTACTCCGACCCCCACCTGCCCTACATTCCTGGAATAGAGCATTTTAAAG GAAAAGTCTTGCACAGCCACTCATACCGCTATCCAGAGCCCTTTGCCAACAAGTCCGTTGTGGTCTTGGGGGCCAGAGCATCTGGTGTGGATATTTCCATTGAGTTAGCACAAGTTAATGCTCAG GTGATTCTAAGTCATAACACACCAACCATGTCCTTACCTCCGCCTCTGGGTATCCGGCAGTCTAGCGCTGTTGTTGGGGTTTTAGAGAATGGATCTTTACAGTTCCAGGATGGATCAGTGACCCAGGCTGATATTCTTCTGTTCTGTACAGGATACAACTTTAACTTCCCTTTCCTTTGTCCATCAGACCTAGGACTGAACGTACAGGATCTTTTTGTGACTCCACTCTACAAGTACTTGTTGCCCCCTGGCTTcccttcaattttttttattggcattTGCAAAATTATTTGCCCTTTCATACATTTTGACTGTCAG GTTAAGTTTGCCCTTGCTGTCCTGGAGGGCTCTGTAAAGCTGCCCACCCAGGAAGAGATGGAGAAGGAAGTGCAGAGAGAGATGCAGCGAAAACAAGACACAGGTGTACAGGTGAAGCACCTTCTCAATTTGGACAAGTATCAGTGGGATTATTACCTGGATCTGGCCAGGGTGGGCCGATTCACACCCCCTCAGCCAGTGTTTGAGAGTCTCTATGAAGATGTGCGCAGACAGAGGCAGAAAGACCCTCAGAAATACAGACAAATCAACTATAGTCTCATTGATGCCACACAGTGGGAGCTTTTGGAAGCTCCACCAGAACATACAGATTGA
- the LOC131548643 gene encoding uncharacterized protein LOC131548643 isoform X2 has protein sequence MMFPDFPFDDHLPSFLHHTSVQQYLEKYSEKHDIARHIKFNTVVEKVKPVSMETETGGAVTWEVISRSTRGDQNTQTFDSVFICNGHYSDPHLPYIPGIEHFKGKVLHSHSYRYPEPFANKSVVVLGARASGVDISIELAQVNAQVILSHNTPTMSLPPPLGIRQSSAVVGVLENGSLQFQDGSVTQADILLFCTGYNFNFPFLCPSDLGLNVQDLFVTPLYKYLLPPGFPSIFFIGICKIICPFIHFDCQVKFALAVLEGSVKLPTQEEMEKEVQREMQRKQDTGVQVKHLLNLDKYQWDYYLDLARVGRFTPPQPVFESLYEDVRRQRQKDPQKYRQINYSLIDATQWELLEAPPEHTD, from the exons ATGATGTTCCCTGATTTTCCCTTTGATGACCACCTGCCTTCTTTTTTGCACCATACGTCGGTTCAGCAGTATTTGGAAAAATACTCTGAGAAACATGATATTGCTCGTCATATCAAG TTCAACACCGTGGTGGAAAAGGTGAAGCCCGTCTCCATGGAGACGGAGACGGGGGGAGCTGTGACGTGGGAGGTAATTTCGCGCAGCACACGTGGAGACCAGAACACGCAGACGTTCGACTCTGTGTTCATCTGCAACGG GCATTACTCCGACCCCCACCTGCCCTACATTCCTGGAATAGAGCATTTTAAAG GAAAAGTCTTGCACAGCCACTCATACCGCTATCCAGAGCCCTTTGCCAACAAGTCCGTTGTGGTCTTGGGGGCCAGAGCATCTGGTGTGGATATTTCCATTGAGTTAGCACAAGTTAATGCTCAG GTGATTCTAAGTCATAACACACCAACCATGTCCTTACCTCCGCCTCTGGGTATCCGGCAGTCTAGCGCTGTTGTTGGGGTTTTAGAGAATGGATCTTTACAGTTCCAGGATGGATCAGTGACCCAGGCTGATATTCTTCTGTTCTGTACAGGATACAACTTTAACTTCCCTTTCCTTTGTCCATCAGACCTAGGACTGAACGTACAGGATCTTTTTGTGACTCCACTCTACAAGTACTTGTTGCCCCCTGGCTTcccttcaattttttttattggcattTGCAAAATTATTTGCCCTTTCATACATTTTGACTGTCAG GTTAAGTTTGCCCTTGCTGTCCTGGAGGGCTCTGTAAAGCTGCCCACCCAGGAAGAGATGGAGAAGGAAGTGCAGAGAGAGATGCAGCGAAAACAAGACACAGGTGTACAGGTGAAGCACCTTCTCAATTTGGACAAGTATCAGTGGGATTATTACCTGGATCTGGCCAGGGTGGGCCGATTCACACCCCCTCAGCCAGTGTTTGAGAGTCTCTATGAAGATGTGCGCAGACAGAGGCAGAAAGACCCTCAGAAATACAGACAAATCAACTATAGTCTCATTGATGCCACACAGTGGGAGCTTTTGGAAGCTCCACCAGAACATACAGATTGA
- the im:7136398 gene encoding schwannomin-interacting protein 1 — protein MEENPDSDRHYERTTDDPSPSGQGTKEQSEESPLGDHNLPIMQWEDLSLRIAELERQEEDRRKKAESLGLSERDRILGCWTESKHHSLHREPWADENDYSPCRVPVITSRFNSPKNLQLCFINNSESEEEDDEGASSKESSCEAEVRGSCSQGLKQEVKAALRTLRDKLWAEQKEKENKVTQDHIKQATHSSMNIRRKILSLGDLQTCSLLQLNALRASLNEDIQDLSSELVKHLVVRDHLRTKQDALLLDVQDMTSL, from the exons ATGGAGGAGAATCCAGACAGCGACAGGCATTATGAGAGGACCACCGATGACCCCTCACCCTCGGGCCAGGGGACCAAAGAGCAAAGTGAGGAGTCCCCCCTGGGTGATCACAACCTACCCATCATGCAATGGGAAGATTTAAGTTTGCGAATTGCAGAGCTAGAAAGGCAGGAAGAGGACAGAAGGAAGAAAGCAGAG AGTCTAGGTTTATCAGAGCGAGACAGAATACTTGGATGCTGGACAGAATCAAAACACCATTCACTCCATCGGGAGCCATGGGCGGATGAGAACGACTACAGTCCCTGCCGTGTCCCTGTCATAACATCACG GTTTAATAGTCCTAAAAACCTTCAGCTGTGTTTCATCAACAACAGTGAGAGtgaggaggaggatgatgaaGGAGCATCTAGCAAAGAG AGCTCATGTGAGGCAGAGGTACGTGGGAGTTGCTCTCAGGGGCTAAAACAGGAAGTAAAAGCAGCACTCAGGACTCTCAGAGACAAGCTATGGGCTGAACAGAAGGAGAAAGAG aataaagttACACAGGATCacataaag caaGCCACCCACAGTAGCATGAACATAAGGAGAAAGATTCTTAGCCTTGGTGATCTCCAGACATGCTCTTTACTGCAGCTGAATGCGCTCAGGGCCTCGCTGAATGAGGACATTCAAG ATTTGAGCTCAGAACTGGTGAAACATCTCGTAGTACGGGATCACCTTCGGACTAAGCAAGATGCTTTGCTCCTGGATGTACAGGATATGACATCATTATGA